The genomic region CTCTCTATATAATAGTGATTACGGGATAGGAAGAGCGTTTAGTCAGACTTCATCATAATATAACACTGTTTCCATTGTCTGACACCTCTCTTAATTATAGTGATTACGGACTAGGAAGAGCGTTCAGTCAGAATTCATCATAATATAACACTGTTTTCATTGTCTGGCATCTCTCTATATTATAGTGGTTACGGACTAGGAAGAGAATTCAGTCAGACTTCAACATTATATAACACTGTTTCCATTGTCTGACACCTCTCTAAATTATAGTGATTACGGACTAGGAAGAGCGTTCAGTAAGAATTCATCATTATAAAgcactgttttcattttttgacacCTCTCTTTATTATAGTGATTACTGGCCAGGTAAAGCGTTTAATCAGACTTCATCATAATATCACACTGTTTCCATTGTCTGACACCTCTCTATATTATAGTGATTACGGACTAGGAAGAGCGTTCAGTCAGAATTCATCATAATATAACACTGTTTTCATTGTCTGACACCTCTCTATATTATAGTGATTACGGACTAGGAAGAGCGTTCAGTCAGAATTCATCATAATATAACACTGTTTTCATTATCTGACACCTCTCTATATTATAGTGAGTACGGACTAGGAAGAGCGTTTAGTCAGACAACATCATAATATAATGCTGTTTCCATTTTCTGACACCTCTCTCTATATAATAGTGATTACGGGATAGGAAGAGCGTTTAGTCAGACTTCATCATAATATAACACTGTTTCCATTGTCTGACACCTCTCTTAATTATAGTGATTACGGACTAGGAAGAGCGTTCAGTCAGAATTCATCATAATATAACACTGTTTTCATTGTCTGGCATCTCTCTATATTATAGTGGTTACGGACTAGGAAGAGAATTCAGTCAGACTTCAACATTATATAACACTGTTTCCATTGTCTGACACCTCTCTAAATTATAGTGATTACGGACTAGGAAGAGCGTTCAGTAAGAATTCATCATTATAAAgcactgttttcattttttgacacCTCTCTTTATTATAGTGATTACTGGCCAGGTAAAGCGTTTAATCAGACTTCATCATAATATCACACTGTTTCCATTGTCTGACACCTCTCTATATTATAGTGATTACGGACTAGAAAGAGCGTTTAGTCAGACTTCATCATAATATAGCACTGTTTCCATTGTCTGACACCTCTCTATATATGATAGTGGTTACTGACTAGGAAGAGCTTTTAGACAAACGTCATCATATAAAGTGTTTATATCGTCTTCTATTTCTGTACAATAAACATACTAGAAAGATAGTTGAATTTACGAAAAATCGGATTTAACAAGTTTAGAATGTTGTACATGTTTCAAGGAAGTATCTGATAAGAGTGTTGTTcattatttaagttaacaaGTTACAAGGCTGACCACCCACCTGCCCCTGCCACGAAGACCAGGAGGACCAAACCGGGAACCAGCGTCATCATCCGTACTAACTCACATAATTATGAACCCGGTTTAACCGTCTCTTTATCTTGTTCCATTCTCATACACTATATCGTTAGTAATTCCATGTAAAAATGTAATCGTTTGTTATAAAAGAAACCTGTTCCGCCTCGTCTACATTgaattaacaaaaatgaaattggttTCAATAAAATGAATGGGTAACACAAATTGGGCATTAAACTGTTGGCTACTTTTATTGTCAGAAATCATACTGATTAAGTAACTAACTATCCATTGTCTTATCTTAACAAGTGTTTAATTAACGTTCCTCTTCATTGGAGAATGTGacaaatattcattcatattttgtaAAGCGAAATATAATCCACGCCCTGTAACTGGATAGCGTTATGATAAGGCTGTGATATAAGCAATGGGGTCGTACGTCTCCTAATttcgttgttttattttaaaatcttgacttcatataaaaaacatgcaTATGACTTCTTCAACATAACtctaacaataaaaaaacaaccgtTAATTGCAAGCTTTACACCTAGcttgtctatatatatatatatatatagcccaGGAGTTTAGCGAATACGATAAACCGTAATTACACGGTAAAACTGAAAAGGTAAAATGAATATcgcatttaaaatgaataaaattaaaacacattaaaatctAGTTTTTCACGTCTGGGTTTCAAAGCATTTGATAAAGAACTGCGCGGTCTTCTCCATCTCCCTCTCTGCGTTCACGTCGATGTCCACGAAGTTAAGGAAGCCATGCTCCTCGGCCGGTAGATACGAGTGGCTGACCGACACACCTGCTCTGCGCATGCGTTCCACCAATAGGAAGCCCTCGTCCCGAAGTGCATCAAACTCCGTTGTCAGAACGTGCGTCGGCGGAAGTGTCGCTAGGTCCTCGTCCGATGACATTAGCGGCGCCAGCATCGGATTTAAAATTTTCGCGGTTATCTCTCTTTGAATTTGTTCCTTGTCTTGTTTGTAATCGTCACGCATTTTAAACGACGAGGTAACGTTTTCGTCCCTGATAAAAGGTGGGAGTAAATCTGTAGCGAAATTGTCTCTATGCTTTGCAACAGTTTGCTCATCGATGTGGTCCCTATTATACACGATATTAAAGTACTTCCGGTGACCATATATGTATGTGAGCCAGTAGTTAATCATGATTGTCTTGGTGAGAAACCCTGGTCCCACCTCGTACTTGTGGTAGGAGGGCAGGTCGAACGTGAACATTTGGATGGCCGGATAGTCTAGGGACAGGGCACGCAAGCTCGGCAGCTGTCCGTCCCTGGAGAGGTTCAGGGCCACAGCCATAGCCAGGTTACCACCCGCACTGTCTCCTAGAAAACACTTACAATATAACTTACTGAACTACatcagaaaaaatgtttattttataataaatcattttcttcaTTAAGCGACAAATATCATTACTTAACGATACAATCATAGTTGGGTCAAATTCTTTATTGACTTGCATAAAAAGTTTTCACTCTCTCGTATTAACACGTATTACAAATGTTAGTGGTACTATGCAGTTCAAAGGTGTTGAATATTGCcaaaaatgggggggggggcataataaaatgCCTATGTAAAACGAGATGTACATGTAATAACCCTTGAGAATAACCTTTCAGACCTACTTAAGCTATAAATGCGTTATCGAAGGAGAAGGAGAAACTGTGGCCGTGCTCGGATGCCTTATAATATGATCAACAATATAAAAAGCTTTCTTTAAGTCTATGAAGACTATATTTTAGtacaaataaaagtattatCTGATAGAAAACTTACTTTTAAGAAAGTGCAAGAACAGAATTAAGGCAGGTGGGGCGATTCATTACTTGAACAATAGGCAGGGGATGAAAATAGTATTGGagacttttttaaaataaatataatttcattccCCAAAATATGATCACCTGTCCACATAAAACTGTCACCTATTTTGCAGTAATGTATTAGTAAAAGAACTGTTCAGAAAGCCATACATGTTGCTTGCACACTCTACCTTTCAGCCCGACCCTGCCTGGATCGACATCGTACTGTTCGGCGTTACGGAGGAAGTACTTGGTCACCTTTAGACAGTCCTCAAGCGGAACCGGAAACAGGTGCTCCGGGGCTAGCCGGTAACTGAACACGTTGAAACATACAGACAATGCTTACTTTGGTATTTTCATCCgaactatatttcatttatatgtttgttataacgCATGTATACTTATAAACTATACATTTgatatttgcaaacaattttaacactGATTTCACTTACTTGATTGAGATAACGACAGCTTTAGTCTCCCTTGCTAGTTCTCTACACACCGGCCCGTAGTGGTCTGAAAATAGCACAGAAGACAAAATGTAAAGCAGAATAAAAAACTGAACTCAATGTTTAATCAGTAGTTACGGTTATCACGCTACACTACTTGTGTGCTTACCAGGCGAAAGGAGCGCCCAGCCGCCTCCGTGTATGTGGATGATACCCGGGTGCCGTCCTTCCCCGGCATCCACCGACCGGAAAATGATCACCTCCACACCATCCATGGTCGTACGCTCCTCCTGGTGGTAACACAGACATGGGGTATAGCAACTCAGGTGCCTAATTGTTATTTGTCTTGTACCAAATAGTATACTATTCTAATTTAaactatatgtatgtatattttaactcCAATCTCGATAACTAATACAATGTCCTTAAAAACTCTTGATCTTAAGTTGCTTTGCCATTACGTTTCAACTCATACTGC from Mya arenaria isolate MELC-2E11 chromosome 3, ASM2691426v1 harbors:
- the LOC128228260 gene encoding arylacetamide deacetylase-like; this encodes MGVTRGLLYAAVLVVFLGLYARPRFPEPANNVWLKTIVGLHIQLIHYVSVGGGLVGLSPINITRTMTDVSLLLNRPAWDVQEERTTMDGVEVIIFRSVDAGEGRHPGIIHIHGGGWALLSPDHYGPVCRELARETKAVVISINYRLAPEHLFPVPLEDCLKVTKYFLRNAEQYDVDPGRVGLKGDSAGGNLAMAVALNLSRDGQLPSLRALSLDYPAIQMFTFDLPSYHKYEVGPGFLTKTIMINYWLTYIYGHRKYFNIVYNRDHIDEQTVAKHRDNFATDLLPPFIRDENVTSSFKMRDDYKQDKEQIQREITAKILNPMLAPLMSSDEDLATLPPTHVLTTEFDALRDEGFLLVERMRRAGVSVSHSYLPAEEHGFLNFVDIDVNAEREMEKTAQFFIKCFETQT